Proteins encoded by one window of Mesorhizobium sp. INR15:
- the xylB gene encoding xylulokinase has product MYLGLDLGTSGVKALLIDAGQTVVGSGHASLDVSRLHPGWSEQNPADWIRACEEAIAALKSSHPAQLAAVKGIGLSGHMHGATLLDAADQVLRPCILWNDTRSHAEAARLDADPRFRSLTGNIVFPGFTAPKLAWVKNNEPGIFARVAKVLLPKDFLRLWLSGEHMSEMSDSAGTAWLDVGQRRWSSELLAATSLDDRQMPSLVEGTDKAGALRGELASKWGMQAGIPIAGGAGDNAASACGMGTVGAGHAFVSLGTSGVLFAANASYLPNPASAVHTFCHALPDTWHQMGVVLSATDSLNWLCEITGKSAGELTTELGDTLKAPSGVSFLPYLSGERTPYNDSAIRGSFTGLAHESSRAVLTQAVLEGVAFAFRDSLEALALAGTVLTRVTAIGGGSRSRYWLKSIATALQLPVDIPADGDFGAAFGAARLGLIAATGADPLSVCTAPRTDATIEPDTALGDAYADAYQRYRALYPAIKGATA; this is encoded by the coding sequence ATGTATCTTGGCCTCGATCTGGGCACGTCAGGCGTCAAGGCGCTGCTGATCGATGCCGGACAGACTGTCGTCGGCTCCGGCCATGCGTCACTCGACGTGTCGCGGCTGCACCCCGGCTGGTCCGAACAGAACCCCGCCGACTGGATCCGCGCCTGCGAAGAGGCGATCGCCGCGCTGAAGTCGTCTCATCCGGCGCAGCTCGCGGCGGTGAAAGGCATCGGCCTATCCGGCCACATGCATGGCGCCACCTTGCTCGATGCCGCCGACCAGGTGCTGCGGCCTTGCATCCTGTGGAACGATACACGCAGCCATGCCGAGGCAGCCAGGCTCGACGCCGACCCACGCTTCCGCAGCTTGACCGGCAACATCGTCTTTCCCGGCTTCACCGCGCCAAAACTCGCCTGGGTGAAGAACAACGAACCCGGCATCTTCGCCAGAGTGGCGAAGGTGCTCCTGCCCAAGGATTTCCTGCGGCTCTGGCTGTCCGGCGAGCACATGTCGGAAATGTCGGATTCGGCCGGCACCGCCTGGCTCGATGTCGGCCAGCGGCGCTGGTCTTCCGAATTGCTGGCCGCGACCTCTCTCGACGACAGACAGATGCCGTCGCTGGTCGAAGGCACCGACAAGGCTGGCGCATTGCGCGGTGAGCTTGCGTCGAAGTGGGGCATGCAGGCTGGCATTCCGATCGCGGGCGGCGCGGGCGACAATGCGGCCTCGGCCTGCGGCATGGGCACGGTGGGAGCTGGACATGCCTTTGTTTCGCTTGGCACCTCGGGCGTGCTGTTTGCGGCCAATGCCAGCTATCTGCCCAATCCGGCAAGTGCTGTCCACACGTTCTGTCACGCCCTGCCCGACACCTGGCACCAGATGGGTGTCGTCCTGTCGGCGACCGATTCGCTGAACTGGCTTTGCGAGATTACCGGCAAAAGTGCCGGCGAGTTGACCACGGAACTCGGCGACACGCTCAAGGCACCGAGCGGCGTTTCCTTCCTGCCCTATCTCTCGGGCGAGCGCACGCCCTACAACGACTCCGCCATTCGCGGCTCGTTCACCGGTCTGGCGCATGAATCGAGCCGCGCGGTGTTGACCCAGGCCGTGCTCGAGGGTGTTGCATTTGCCTTCCGCGACAGTCTCGAAGCCTTGGCCTTGGCCGGCACTGTTTTGACGCGGGTGACCGCGATCGGCGGCGGTTCGCGTTCGCGCTATTGGTTGAAGTCGATCGCCACCGCGCTGCAATTGCCTGTCGACATTCCCGCCGATGGCGATTTCGGTGCCGCCTTCGGCGCTGCAAGGCTTGGCCTGATCGCGGCGACCGGCGCCGATCCACTCAGCGTCTGCACCGCGCCCAGGACCGACGCGACAATCGAACCGGATACAGCACTTGGCGATGCCTATGCCGATGCCTATCAGCGCTACCGGGCGCTCTATCCGGCGATCAAGGGCGCCACGGCGTGA
- a CDS encoding GlxA family transcriptional regulator: MIKSEKLTIFRSERAPLKVTLLVFSGSSIMCVASAVDPLRAANRISGETLFDFKLVSVTGDAAVTTCGLPVAVSGRFDPDDQTDVLVVVAGFGTQNYATSALLSGLRRAARTARACGGVEAGTWLVARAGLLEGRSATTHWEDMEDFSSAFPGVDVRPDRYVIDGPVFTSGGASPTFDLMLHLIRTRLGMAVALDVASVFIYDQARAATDAQPLVSLGRLDGFDPRLAQAIRLMESHVDQPLTIAAVAKRAGVTARTLESIFRKSIGETPGAYYLRLRLGAARRLVVDTRVAMADIAGRTGFSSAAAFSRAFSRAFGEAPVRLRRG; this comes from the coding sequence ATGATAAAAAGCGAAAAACTGACAATCTTTCGTTCTGAACGTGCGCCGCTGAAGGTCACACTGCTGGTGTTTTCCGGCTCATCGATCATGTGCGTGGCCTCGGCCGTCGATCCCTTGCGTGCCGCCAACCGCATTTCTGGCGAGACCTTGTTCGACTTCAAGCTGGTCTCGGTCACCGGGGACGCGGCGGTCACCACCTGCGGCCTGCCGGTGGCGGTGAGCGGCCGCTTCGATCCAGATGATCAGACCGACGTTCTGGTTGTCGTCGCCGGTTTCGGTACCCAGAACTATGCCACATCGGCGCTGCTTTCCGGCCTGCGTCGCGCTGCGCGGACGGCGCGCGCCTGCGGCGGTGTCGAGGCCGGCACCTGGCTGGTGGCGCGCGCGGGCTTGCTGGAAGGGCGCAGCGCCACCACCCATTGGGAAGACATGGAGGATTTCTCTTCCGCCTTTCCCGGCGTCGACGTTCGTCCGGACCGCTATGTCATCGACGGGCCGGTCTTCACCTCGGGCGGCGCTTCGCCGACGTTCGATCTGATGTTGCACCTGATTCGCACGCGCCTCGGCATGGCGGTGGCGCTCGATGTGGCGAGCGTGTTCATCTACGACCAGGCGCGCGCCGCCACCGACGCGCAACCGCTGGTCTCGCTTGGCCGGCTTGACGGCTTCGATCCGCGCCTGGCGCAAGCCATCCGCTTGATGGAATCGCATGTCGACCAGCCGCTGACCATCGCCGCCGTCGCCAAACGCGCCGGCGTGACGGCGCGAACGCTGGAGAGCATCTTTCGCAAATCGATCGGCGAGACGCCGGGCGCCTATTATCTCAGGCTGCGTCTGGGCGCGGCACGCCGGCTGGTTGTCGATACCAGGGTGGCGATGGCTGATATCGCCGGGCGGACGGGATTTTCGTCCGCCGCGGCATTTTCGAGAGCTTTTTCCCGAGCTTTTGGCGAAGCGCCGGTCAGGCTGCGCCGGGGATAG
- a CDS encoding HD domain-containing protein has protein sequence MTTVKFTAMKDGDRDDYAFLTAHETDYAARTGERLLNALVQLDEGLSGYKITRLGHSLQAATRAWRDGADADWIACAVLHDIGDIYAPYNHDEYAASILKPFVREQCTWVVEKHGDFQRLYYAHHLGGNRHARDRFAGHAYFDDCDQFCERWDQSSFDPDYDTLPIEFFRPFVIDVFARKAYDPQVIRAGERVPLIDPQTAKARTGASA, from the coding sequence ATGACAACGGTCAAGTTCACCGCGATGAAAGATGGCGACAGGGACGACTACGCGTTTCTGACCGCCCATGAGACCGACTATGCCGCCAGGACCGGCGAACGGCTGCTCAATGCGCTGGTGCAGCTCGACGAAGGCCTGTCCGGCTACAAGATCACCCGGCTCGGCCATTCGCTGCAGGCGGCGACGCGTGCCTGGCGCGATGGCGCCGACGCCGACTGGATCGCTTGCGCCGTGCTGCATGACATCGGCGACATCTACGCACCCTACAATCACGACGAATACGCCGCTTCGATCCTGAAGCCCTTCGTGCGCGAGCAATGCACCTGGGTGGTGGAGAAGCATGGCGACTTCCAGCGCCTCTATTATGCGCATCATCTCGGCGGCAACCGGCACGCGCGCGACCGCTTCGCCGGCCACGCCTATTTCGACGACTGCGACCAGTTCTGCGAACGCTGGGACCAGTCGAGCTTCGACCCGGACTACGACACGCTGCCGATCGAATTCTTCAGGCCCTTCGTCATCGACGTCTTTGCCCGCAAGGCCTACGACCCACAGGTGATCCGCGCCGGCGAGCGCGTGCCTCTCATCGATCCCCAAACAGCCAAAGCAAGAACCGGAGCGTCCGCATGA
- a CDS encoding tetratricopeptide repeat protein: protein MSIRDEFGLTFSGATQAGFSPYSQAVRELQCFIGDPVGSADRAIAADPGFVMAHVFKGYLFGLATEREASAMAKACHEAALPLAANTREQAHVAALGHLAEGRWHEASRILEDITIDHPLDLVALLTGHQVDFFTGNSRMLRDRIGRALPSWKSGMPGYHAVLGMQAFGLEETGDYIRAEKLGRMAIDIEPRDGWAQHAVAHVMEMQSRQKDGIAWMRANPDAWTRESFLQVHNWWHLSLFHYDLGETGEVLALYDGPIYGTPSTMALNMVDASAILWRLFLGGVDVGDRWTTLADNWQKAGGGNYAFNDAHAMMAFVGAGLHAQASGLLDAQREAMRASDDNAAFTLEVGHPLTLAIKAFGDGNYAETVRLIRPIRAIAHRFGGSHAQRDVIDLTLIEAAFRSGDHPLARALAAERALARPDSPLSALFSRRAFDLSEN from the coding sequence ATGTCAATCAGGGACGAATTCGGACTGACCTTTTCGGGCGCCACGCAAGCTGGTTTTTCACCCTACAGTCAGGCTGTGCGGGAGTTGCAGTGTTTCATCGGTGACCCTGTCGGTTCCGCCGACCGCGCCATCGCGGCGGATCCCGGCTTCGTCATGGCGCATGTGTTCAAGGGCTATCTGTTCGGCCTCGCCACCGAGCGCGAGGCAAGCGCCATGGCCAAGGCATGTCACGAGGCGGCGCTGCCGCTGGCTGCCAACACGCGCGAGCAGGCGCATGTCGCCGCCCTCGGCCATCTTGCCGAGGGGCGCTGGCATGAAGCCTCCCGTATCCTGGAGGACATCACCATCGACCATCCGCTCGACCTGGTAGCGCTGCTGACGGGGCATCAGGTCGACTTTTTCACCGGCAATTCGCGCATGCTGCGAGACCGCATCGGGCGCGCCTTGCCGTCCTGGAAAAGCGGCATGCCGGGTTACCATGCCGTTCTGGGCATGCAGGCCTTCGGGCTGGAGGAGACAGGCGATTATATCAGGGCCGAGAAACTCGGACGGATGGCGATCGACATCGAGCCTCGGGATGGCTGGGCCCAGCATGCGGTTGCCCACGTCATGGAAATGCAGAGCCGGCAAAAGGATGGCATCGCCTGGATGCGCGCCAATCCGGATGCGTGGACCAGGGAGAGCTTCCTGCAGGTGCACAATTGGTGGCACCTGTCACTTTTCCACTACGACCTCGGCGAGACCGGCGAGGTGCTGGCGCTCTATGACGGCCCGATCTACGGCACGCCGTCGACGATGGCACTCAACATGGTCGACGCCTCGGCGATCCTGTGGCGGCTCTTTCTCGGAGGCGTCGATGTCGGCGACCGCTGGACGACACTCGCGGACAACTGGCAGAAGGCCGGCGGCGGCAACTATGCCTTCAACGATGCGCACGCGATGATGGCCTTTGTCGGCGCCGGCCTCCACGCACAGGCAAGCGGCCTGCTCGACGCGCAGCGCGAGGCAATGCGAGCCAGCGACGACAATGCCGCCTTCACCCTGGAAGTCGGCCACCCCTTGACGCTCGCGATCAAGGCCTTCGGTGACGGCAACTACGCGGAAACGGTGCGGCTTATCCGGCCCATTCGGGCGATTGCGCACCGCTTCGGCGGCAGCCATGCCCAGCGCGACGTCATCGACCTGACGCTGATCGAGGCGGCGTTTCGCTCCGGCGACCACCCCCTGGCGCGGGCGCTCGCGGCCGAACGCGCGCTGGCGCGGCCGGACAGTCCGCTGTCGGCATTGTTCTCGCGGCGCGCTTTCGATTTGTCTGAGAATTGA
- the xylA gene encoding xylose isomerase has protein sequence MSSGFFGDISKIKYEGPDSTNPLAYRFYNPDEVVAGKRLEDHLRFAVAYWHSFAWPGGDPFGGQTFDRPWFPKAGGTDTMELAKLKADVAFEMFSLLGAPYFCFHDADVRPEGKDFSESAARLDEIADYFAAKMKKTGVKLLWGTANLFSNRRFMSGAATNPDPDVFAYAAATVKSCLDVTKRLKGENYVLWGGREGYETLLNTDLAREQEQAGRFLNMVVDYKHRIGFKGTILIEPKPQEPTKHQYDYDVATVYGFLKRFGLEKEVKLNIEQGHAILAGHSFEHELALANALGIFGSIDMNRNDYQSGWDTDQFPNNVPEMALAYYQVLQAGGFKTGGTNFDAKLRRQSLDPQDLLIGHIGGMDCCARGLKAAARMVEDKALSAPLAERYAGWSTAEGKAMLSGKRTLEDIAERVVKKKIEPQPRSGRQELLENIVNRYV, from the coding sequence ATGAGCAGCGGATTTTTCGGCGACATCAGCAAGATCAAATATGAAGGTCCGGATTCGACCAATCCGCTCGCCTATCGCTTCTACAATCCGGATGAAGTGGTGGCCGGCAAGCGGCTCGAAGACCACCTGCGCTTCGCCGTCGCCTACTGGCATTCCTTCGCCTGGCCGGGCGGTGATCCATTCGGCGGCCAGACCTTTGACCGGCCATGGTTTCCCAAGGCGGGCGGCACCGACACGATGGAGCTGGCCAAGCTCAAGGCCGATGTCGCCTTCGAGATGTTTTCCCTGCTCGGCGCGCCCTATTTCTGCTTCCACGACGCCGATGTACGCCCCGAAGGCAAGGATTTTTCCGAGAGCGCCGCGCGCCTTGATGAGATCGCGGACTATTTCGCCGCCAAGATGAAGAAGACCGGCGTCAAGCTGCTCTGGGGGACCGCCAACCTCTTCTCCAACCGCCGCTTCATGTCAGGCGCGGCCACCAATCCCGATCCGGATGTGTTCGCCTATGCGGCGGCGACGGTGAAGAGCTGCCTGGACGTCACCAAGCGGCTGAAAGGCGAGAATTATGTGCTGTGGGGCGGCCGCGAGGGTTATGAAACACTTCTCAACACCGATCTTGCCCGCGAGCAGGAGCAAGCCGGCCGCTTCCTCAACATGGTGGTCGACTACAAGCACAGGATCGGCTTCAAAGGCACGATCCTGATCGAGCCGAAGCCGCAGGAGCCGACCAAGCACCAATACGATTACGATGTCGCCACGGTCTATGGCTTCCTCAAGCGCTTCGGGCTGGAAAAGGAGGTCAAGCTCAACATCGAGCAGGGCCACGCGATCCTCGCCGGCCATTCCTTCGAGCATGAACTGGCGCTGGCCAATGCGCTCGGCATTTTCGGTTCGATCGACATGAACCGAAACGACTACCAGTCGGGCTGGGACACCGACCAGTTCCCCAACAACGTGCCTGAAATGGCGCTGGCCTATTATCAGGTTCTGCAGGCCGGCGGGTTCAAGACAGGCGGCACCAATTTCGATGCCAAGCTGCGCCGCCAGTCGCTCGATCCGCAGGATCTGCTGATCGGCCATATCGGCGGCATGGATTGCTGCGCTCGCGGCCTGAAGGCGGCAGCCCGCATGGTCGAGGACAAGGCGCTGTCCGCGCCGCTGGCCGAGCGCTACGCCGGCTGGAGCACAGCTGAAGGCAAGGCGATGCTCTCGGGCAAGCGCACGCTCGAGGACATTGCCGAGCGCGTGGTGAAGAAGAAGATCGAGCCGCAACCGCGCTCCGGCCGCCAGGAATTGCTGGAGAACATCGTCAACCGCTACGTCTGA
- a CDS encoding diphosphate--fructose-6-phosphate 1-phosphotransferase → MAGTFVIAQGGGPTAVINQTMVGATLEIRKRHPGAKVLGSIHGVRGIRDGNYVDLSAIPEDRLRLIAGTPSAALGSTRDKPDAAYCDVILNGLKKAGADAFIYIGGNDTSGTQQILTDAAAGSIAFVHAPKTIDNDLEENDHTPGFISAAEFVAGAFLSVDLDFRALPGIYVGIVMGRHAGFLTAAAAAWQLDPDSGPHLVYVPERPFSAAGFIDDVRASLDRHKRCIVAVSEGVSTADGKALVESLVPPEKLERDAHGNVKLSGSDLTAALEHALAEGLPGKRARVDALGYMPRGYVGAISAVDAQEAFDAGAFAVGVAEQGGGSVALQYDGTRTVLKKVPLKNVAGKTRHMPDDFMKPDVNQLSEAGMAYLKRLVPEKYRVGKPFV, encoded by the coding sequence ATGGCCGGAACTTTTGTCATCGCACAGGGCGGCGGTCCGACCGCCGTCATCAACCAGACGATGGTCGGGGCGACGCTGGAGATCCGCAAGCGGCATCCCGGCGCCAAGGTTCTCGGCTCCATCCACGGCGTGCGCGGCATTCGTGACGGCAACTATGTCGACCTTTCGGCCATCCCCGAGGACCGCTTGCGGCTGATCGCGGGAACGCCAAGCGCGGCCCTTGGCTCGACGCGCGACAAGCCGGATGCGGCTTATTGCGACGTGATCCTCAACGGGCTGAAGAAAGCCGGCGCCGACGCCTTCATCTATATCGGTGGCAACGACACCTCAGGCACGCAGCAGATCCTGACCGATGCCGCCGCCGGCTCGATCGCCTTTGTCCATGCGCCGAAAACCATCGACAATGATCTCGAGGAAAACGACCACACGCCGGGTTTCATTTCGGCGGCCGAATTCGTCGCCGGCGCGTTTCTGTCCGTCGATCTCGATTTCCGCGCATTGCCCGGCATCTATGTCGGCATCGTCATGGGCCGCCATGCCGGCTTCCTCACCGCAGCGGCCGCGGCATGGCAGCTTGATCCCGACAGTGGCCCGCATCTTGTCTACGTGCCGGAGCGTCCGTTCTCGGCAGCAGGCTTCATCGATGATGTGCGCGCCTCGCTCGACCGCCACAAGCGTTGCATCGTCGCTGTGTCGGAGGGCGTCAGCACCGCCGACGGCAAGGCGCTGGTCGAAAGCCTGGTGCCGCCGGAAAAGCTGGAACGCGACGCGCATGGCAATGTCAAACTGTCGGGCAGCGATCTGACCGCGGCACTTGAGCATGCGCTGGCCGAAGGACTGCCGGGCAAGCGGGCCCGCGTCGACGCGCTAGGCTACATGCCGCGCGGCTATGTCGGCGCCATCAGTGCGGTTGACGCGCAGGAAGCTTTTGACGCTGGAGCTTTCGCGGTCGGCGTCGCCGAACAGGGCGGCGGTTCCGTGGCGCTGCAATATGATGGCACAAGAACGGTCCTGAAGAAGGTGCCGCTGAAAAACGTAGCCGGCAAAACGCGCCACATGCCGGACGATTTCATGAAGCCTGACGTCAACCAGTTGTCCGAGGCCGGCATGGCCTATCTGAAGCGGCTGGTTCCGGAGAAATACAGGGTCGGGAAGCCCTTCGTTTGA
- a CDS encoding L,D-transpeptidase — translation MRELPQGLTPPRDGDAIETDILLSRRAILSGAGALALLGVAGCSTSGGGGLPALELDDTVTGSVRPIRPSISVDKHVTSPDLMYASLTDGGFNVPEVPYLKVKPEFRRQIVVDKTGEAPGTIVVHLQERMLYLVQPGGDAIRYGVGIGKDGFRWSGRANIQYGKEWPTWTPPPEMIARKPELVKWQAGQPGGLSNPLGARALYIFQDGRDTGYRIHGSPEWWSIGQAMSSGCVRLINQDIIDLYSRVSKKNPVVVV, via the coding sequence ATGCGTGAGTTGCCGCAAGGTCTGACGCCGCCGCGAGATGGCGACGCAATCGAAACCGATATTCTTCTTTCCCGCCGTGCCATCCTGTCCGGGGCAGGCGCCCTGGCCCTGCTCGGTGTCGCGGGGTGCTCGACCTCGGGCGGTGGTGGTCTTCCGGCGCTCGAACTCGATGATACCGTCACGGGCTCGGTGCGGCCGATCCGGCCAAGCATCAGCGTCGACAAGCACGTCACCAGCCCCGACCTGATGTATGCTTCGCTGACGGATGGTGGCTTCAATGTGCCTGAGGTGCCCTATCTCAAGGTCAAGCCCGAGTTCCGCCGCCAGATCGTCGTCGACAAGACCGGCGAGGCGCCCGGCACCATTGTCGTTCACCTGCAGGAACGCATGCTCTATCTGGTGCAGCCGGGCGGTGACGCGATCCGCTACGGCGTCGGCATCGGCAAGGACGGCTTCCGCTGGTCAGGCCGCGCCAACATTCAGTACGGCAAGGAATGGCCGACCTGGACACCGCCGCCGGAAATGATCGCCCGCAAGCCGGAACTGGTTAAATGGCAGGCCGGCCAGCCCGGCGGCTTGTCCAATCCGCTCGGCGCGCGTGCGCTCTATATCTTTCAGGACGGCAGGGATACCGGCTACCGCATCCATGGCTCGCCCGAGTGGTGGAGCATCGGCCAGGCGATGTCGTCGGGCTGCGTACGCTTGATCAATCAGGACATCATCGACCTCTACAGCCGCGTCTCCAAGAAAAACCCGGTCGTCGTCGTCTGA
- a CDS encoding GNAT family N-acetyltransferase, which produces MTEITVRKARQSDVAALKKVLQETFEGTWLPHITAAAARRYVETSIGGRYADESWPDFFVAEIDGGIAGLIHWRDDFIEALHISAGHQGQGVGRRLLSYAEQAIGAAGFPQARLETDTFNERAQHVYKALGYVEKDRYPDDEWDSGFTTVLFEKRL; this is translated from the coding sequence ATGACGGAGATCACGGTGCGCAAGGCCCGGCAGAGCGATGTCGCGGCCCTGAAAAAGGTGCTGCAGGAGACGTTCGAAGGGACCTGGCTTCCCCACATCACTGCGGCGGCGGCACGGCGCTACGTCGAAACCAGCATTGGCGGTCGCTATGCCGATGAAAGCTGGCCGGATTTCTTCGTGGCCGAGATCGACGGCGGCATCGCCGGCCTGATCCACTGGCGCGATGATTTCATCGAGGCGCTGCATATCAGTGCCGGGCATCAAGGCCAGGGTGTCGGCCGCAGGCTGCTGTCGTATGCCGAACAGGCCATCGGTGCCGCCGGCTTCCCGCAGGCGCGGCTCGAAACCGACACGTTCAACGAGCGCGCACAGCATGTCTACAAGGCACTCGGCTATGTCGAAAAAGACCGCTATCCCGATGACGAATGGGACAGCGGCTTCACCACCGTGCTGTTCGAGAAGCGGCTGTAA
- a CDS encoding nuclear transport factor 2 family protein, with amino-acid sequence MTDLNKIAEGYITAWNESDADRRAALLKATFTEDVSYRDPLMQGDGHAGVAALIDGVQQRFAGFRFSLKGTPDGFADTIRFSWNLGPEGTESVIEGTDIGTIENGRLKSVTGFLDKIPAQ; translated from the coding sequence ATGACCGACCTCAACAAGATCGCCGAAGGCTACATCACCGCCTGGAACGAGAGCGATGCGGACCGCCGCGCAGCCTTGCTCAAGGCGACCTTCACCGAAGACGTCAGCTACCGCGATCCGCTCATGCAGGGTGACGGCCATGCCGGCGTCGCCGCGCTCATCGATGGCGTGCAGCAGCGCTTTGCCGGCTTCCGGTTTTCGCTGAAGGGAACGCCGGACGGCTTCGCCGACACAATCCGCTTCTCTTGGAATCTGGGACCTGAAGGCACGGAGTCCGTCATCGAAGGCACCGATATCGGCACCATCGAAAACGGCCGCCTCAAGAGCGTTACCGGCTTTCTCGACAAGATCCCGGCACAATAG
- a CDS encoding 3-keto-5-aminohexanoate cleavage protein: MPLAMNREVFITCAVTGSGGSQDRSPHVPRSPKQIADSAIDAAKAGAAIVHCHVRDPETGKPRRDVHLYREVTERIREAEVDVILNLTAGMGGDMVFGSPETPLPLNERGTDMGGATNRMEHVRQCLPEICTLDCGTMNFAEADYVMTNTPGMLRAMGGMMTALGVKPEIEAFDTGHLWFAKQLVEEKVLNPDALVQLCMGVPWGAPDDLNTFMAMVNNVPSTWNWSAFAIGRNQMAYAAAAVLAGGNVRVGLEDNLWLDKGVLATNAQLVERAASIVTNLGARIIGPEEVRKKLNLTKRAPIAA; this comes from the coding sequence ATGCCGCTAGCGATGAACCGTGAGGTTTTCATTACCTGTGCCGTGACCGGCTCGGGCGGATCGCAGGATCGCAGCCCGCATGTGCCGCGCTCGCCCAAGCAGATCGCCGATTCGGCCATCGATGCGGCCAAGGCGGGTGCCGCCATCGTCCACTGCCATGTGCGCGACCCCGAAACCGGCAAGCCCAGGCGCGACGTGCACCTCTACCGCGAGGTGACCGAGCGTATCCGCGAGGCGGAAGTCGACGTCATCCTGAACCTGACCGCCGGCATGGGTGGCGACATGGTGTTCGGTTCGCCCGAGACGCCGCTGCCGCTCAACGAAAGGGGCACCGACATGGGCGGTGCCACCAACCGCATGGAACATGTGCGCCAGTGCCTGCCGGAAATCTGCACGCTCGATTGCGGTACGATGAATTTCGCCGAAGCCGACTATGTCATGACCAACACGCCCGGCATGCTGCGCGCCATGGGCGGCATGATGACGGCACTGGGCGTCAAGCCGGAGATCGAGGCCTTCGACACCGGCCATTTGTGGTTCGCCAAGCAACTGGTCGAGGAGAAGGTGCTGAACCCGGACGCATTGGTGCAGCTCTGCATGGGCGTGCCGTGGGGTGCGCCCGACGACCTCAACACCTTCATGGCCATGGTCAACAATGTGCCGTCGACATGGAACTGGTCGGCCTTTGCCATCGGCCGCAACCAGATGGCCTACGCGGCTGCAGCCGTGCTGGCCGGCGGCAACGTCCGCGTCGGGCTGGAAGACAATCTCTGGCTGGACAAGGGCGTGCTGGCGACCAACGCGCAGTTGGTCGAACGCGCCGCCAGCATCGTCACCAATCTGGGCGCCCGGATCATCGGGCCGGAAGAAGTGCGCAAGAAGCTCAACCTGACGAAACGCGCGCCAATCGCGGCATGA
- a CDS encoding LysE family translocator: MSFENWAAFAAASTILLVIPGPTILLVVSYALGQGWRTALPMAVGVALGDFTAMTLSMLGIGALLAASATVFTILKLIGAGYLIYLGIKLFRAGGSLKAEPRTDAVSSVKMMAHAWLVTALNPKSITFFVAFLPQFLDRHADFWTQMLIFETTFLALAFANAFGYALIAARARNVVRSPKAIRIFNRTGGTLLVGAGIATMAMRSGN; this comes from the coding sequence ATGTCCTTCGAAAACTGGGCCGCCTTTGCCGCCGCGTCGACCATTCTTCTTGTCATTCCGGGCCCGACCATCCTTCTGGTCGTATCCTATGCGCTGGGCCAGGGCTGGCGCACCGCGCTGCCGATGGCGGTCGGCGTGGCGCTGGGCGACTTCACCGCAATGACCCTGTCGATGCTGGGCATCGGCGCGCTGCTGGCGGCTTCGGCCACCGTCTTCACCATCTTGAAGCTGATCGGCGCCGGTTATCTGATCTATCTCGGCATAAAGCTGTTTCGCGCCGGCGGCTCACTGAAGGCTGAACCGCGTACCGACGCGGTGTCCTCGGTGAAGATGATGGCGCATGCCTGGTTGGTCACCGCGCTCAACCCGAAGAGCATCACCTTCTTCGTTGCCTTCCTGCCGCAGTTTCTCGACCGGCACGCCGATTTCTGGACGCAGATGCTGATCTTCGAGACCACCTTCCTGGCGCTCGCCTTCGCCAATGCCTTCGGCTACGCGCTGATCGCGGCACGGGCGCGCAATGTCGTGCGCAGCCCGAAGGCGATCCGCATCTTCAACCGCACCGGCGGTACGCTGCTTGTCGGCGCCGGTATAGCCACGATGGCCATGCGTTCAGGCAACTGA